In Fusarium musae strain F31 chromosome 7, whole genome shotgun sequence, a single window of DNA contains:
- a CDS encoding hypothetical protein (EggNog:ENOG41~BUSCO:EOG09260RNZ): MASSSSSSAAAHPKILEEIVEAVWKLLPALNTLIKPSVLPQWLRDPLVQTLTLLPLRPTGVRGTMEFVFSVHPSNVGRTQDAKAGPQKQGASITHEGVAVATKLLSSVPTSMTAETWFQGISGQLFELIDGTAGPELVKTASQIVGYGVLGNKQYGAPGSPGWNAFVQPLVQDINPTLRSMGNPDFTAIKQENDEIVDLSRDRVLVTSQSLKTSLQRLMTLVMSNSSPGLCRRLLRLVLVQIWVLASWQNPPPSTEENFIKPARALLHAYLRIFGNSESVRPFIRNLLCRGATEGSKKPWEYRLKGKGDIEITEPRGLDSTSGFELNWNELEGKAAKLVEFITTSCSFTEVSSIFLSLLKRWMETADKPNDGIKIDLRSEDEKTDSLLQNLFEVTILQKLMDKAPEKLVSQFDQLLELVCEVLTADTQSRLADDLLVVVLSLLNLVITAPTFQKSHIKPEELNIVENSLQRLSNEDRPQLSATARNLALLLKYRDEMEQDEVSASALSTRQIEDQRTYKLAMEYVTGGDDNPAPIVSEGLNLLSGLILKDSPILDIPAIAVLLSTLLENNDDYINLRVIKVYTQLANKHPKSAVQELLDHYLDPQEKSTTDVRLRFGEALLQVIQRLGETFTSDVARQVSETLLSIAGRRGYRAKTMAKQARDEKLRKLKKRKDDEDDDMDLDEEEVTEEERARNDILAQILQGWESKRGAEDVRIRTSALSIFGAAIETNIGGIGPTLVSGSVDLCINILAMEREMETAILRRAAILNVLSFVRALDAAKESGRKLGFGLTDESREDIVRTLQYVAQTDNDGLVQQHAKDVVESLENWQMASILPPQEPTSSPGFTQLAGLHVNPSGTLVDAAGKPRPRIEEVE, from the exons ATGGcaagctcttcatcttcttctgctgctgcacACCCAAAGATACTTGAGGAGATAGTTGAAGCCG TCTGGAAACTCTTGCCTGCTCTAAACACACTCATTAAGCCATCAGTTCTCCCACAATGGCTGAGAGATCCTCTGGTCCAGACGCTCACTCTCCTCCCTTTACGCCCAACTGGCGTCCGTGGGACCATGGAATTTGTCTTCTCAGTACACCCTAGTAATGTTGGTAGAACCCAAGACGCAAAAGCTGGACCACAAAAGCAAGGAGCTAGCATAACGCATGAAGGTGTCGCCGTTGCAACGAAACTCCTCTCCTCAGTTCCGACCAGTATGACAGCGGAAACGTGGTTCCAGGGCATCTCAGGGCAGCTATTTGAGCTCATCGATGGGACTGCTGGTCCTGAACTCGTAAAGACCGCTTCTCAAATCGTGGGTTATGGTGTATTGGGGAATAAACAATATGGTGCACCAG GATCTCCCGGTTGGAATGCATTTGTTCAGCCTCTAGTCCAGGATATAAACCCAACGTTACGATCGATGGGCAACCCTGATTTTACTGCCATCAAGCAAGAAAACGACGAAATTGTCGATCTCAGCCGTGATCGTGTTCTCGTCACCTCCCAATCTCTCAAAACCTCGCTACAACGCCTTATGACCCTGGTGATGTCCAACTCTTCACCCGGGCTATGCCGACGTCTTCTCAGGCTTGTATTAGTACAGATATGGGTTCTCGCCTCGTGGCAAAACCCGCCACCTAGTACCGAAGAGAACTTTATCAAGCCTGCTAGGGCATTGTTACACGCCTATCTGAGGATATTCGGCAATTCCGAAAGTGTTAGACCATTCATTCGAAACCTCCTCTGCAGAGGCGCCACAGAAGGAAGTAAAAAGCCTTGGGAGTATCGACTCAAAGGTAAAGGAGACATTGAGATCACAGAACCCCGTGGACTTGATTCAACCTCAGGCTTTGAGCTGAACTGGAACGAGCTCGAAGGCAAAGCAGCTAAACTGGTTGAGTTCATAACCACATCATGCTCCTTTACAGAGGTgtcatccatcttcttgagccTCCTAAAGCGCTGGATGGAAACAGCAGACAAACCGAATGACGGGATCAAAATTGATCTGCGTTCTGAGGATGAAAAGACAGATTCACTTCTACAAAATCTTTTTGAGGTCACTATTCTACAGAAGTTGATGGACAAAGCTCCAGAAAAGCTCGTGAGCCAGTTTGATCAGCTACTAGAGTTGGTATGCGAAGTTCTTACTGCAGATACTCAGTCGAGGCTAGCAGATGACCTACTCGTTGTGGTACTAAGCTTACTGAATCTGGTCATCACTGCACCGACATTCCAGAAATCCCACATTAAACCAGAAGAGCTCAATATTGTAGAGAATTCCCTGCAACGATTGAGCAATGAAGATAGGCCACAGTTGTCAGCTACAGCAAGGAACCTAGCGCTGCTTCTTAAGTATCGAGACGAAATGGAGCAGGATGAAGTCTCTGCTTCGGCGCTCAGCACCCGGCAGATCGAAGATCAGAGGACGTATAAATTGGCCATGGAATATGTCACTGGGGGCGATGACAATCCAGCACCCATCGTTTCTGAAGGCTTGAACTTGCTTTCTGGTCTGATTCTTAAAGACAGCCCAATACTCGACATCCCTGCAATTGCCGTGCTTTTATCGACCCTACTGGAGAACAACGACGACTACATAAACCTTCGAGTCATCAAAGTTTATACTCAGCTGGCCAACAAACATCCTAAGTCGGCAGTTCAAGAGCTTCTAGACCACTACTTAGACCCACAGGAAAAGTCTACGACGGACGTTCGGCTGCGGTTTGGAGAAGCTTTATTGCAAGTGATCCAGCGACTAGGGGAAACCTTTACCAGTGATGTTGCACGTCAAGTTAGCGAGACCTTGCTGTCTATCGCTGGACGTCGTGGATATCGAGCCAAAACCATGGCTAAACAAGCTCGTGATGAGAAGCTCagaaagctgaagaagagaaaggacgatgaggacgatgacatggacttggatgaagaagaagtgacggaagaagagagggcTAGGAACGACATTCTGGCTCAAATCCTTCAAGGATGGGAAAGTAAGAGAGGCGCAGAAGACGTTCGAATACGAACTTCTGCCTTGTCAATCTTTGGCGCTGCCATTGAAACGAACATAGGAGGCATTGGGCCAACGCTCGTATCTGGTAGCGTTGACCTTTGCATTAATATCCTGGCAATGGAACGAGAGATGGAGACGGCAATTCTACGAAGAGCTGCCATCCTGAACGTGTTAAGTTTTGTTAGGGCTCTCGACGCTGCCAAGGAATCTGGCAGGAAACTTGGCTTTGGTCTGACTGACGAGAGCCGAGAAGATATTGTGAGGACACTGCAATATGTGGCTCAGACGGACAACGATGGACTGGTTCAACAACATGCAAAGGACGTGGTTGAAAGCCTTGAAAACTGGCAAATGGCAAGCATCCTCCCGCCACAAGAGCCAACAAGCAGTCCAGGATTCACTCAGCTGGCGGGCCTCCATGTCAACCCCAGCGGAACTTTGGTGGACGCAGCTGGGAAGCCTCGGCCACGAATTGAGGAGGTTGAATGA
- a CDS encoding hypothetical protein (EggNog:ENOG41) — translation MAPDPEPQGRKRGRPANASKQAPSASQDRPDEYEADVEEAARPKQRGRPKKTAQEDAPEGEVAQAEKLKKKRGRPSLEDGKAQKSTENAAQRKRKRGRSSLEKNQDEQEAEAETVEETAQPKRKRGRPSLEKDQNEEPEQETADAGKQKRKKRSKEKQIQEPEEQPEEEPQPRKKGRKAAQQPEPEPDEQEAEPAPALAPRKRQRREAREPEPEPEPEEEEQPRRSPRNSLRNLGEDANNKGSKAERSKKKKDRVAQENAEDQQPEEAPKKRGRPKGRRPSTENADEPQEEPQETNKKKSRRKEKEDAPSDSDESLASPPKPYIHIAPFKRTIRSSKVAADWTGLSGASLPTTKSILKLAQQPILQRMAPTNNRRTHASAALHLVYRRMERKLARGLPFPPGNPSSKTTKWRLDADGGRALELDFEAVLDGKAALERQLVPGMHAVELLKTEKERMERELERDYEELRKLEANARAQTRERKDLFRKAHVLAPTSRPASKDHDTTFLTDTKDQRSLKVSLFHDISLRLESSQKQDIINTPLEPIALQLADHVESIRGNLQQADGLTPQLSRTKAALQDVLQRYLDEGTYEQVVLG, via the exons ATG GCTCCAGATCCAGAACCCCAAGGGCGCAAGCGTGGTAGGCCTGCAAACGCGTCCAAACAAGCCCCCAGCGCGTCGCAAGATCGACCAGACGAGTACGAAGCCgatgtcgaagaagctgcaCGCCCGAAACAACGAGGACGACCGAAGAAAACAGCGCAGGAAGATGCGCCCGAGGGAGAAGTAGCGCAGGCGGAGAAACTCAAAAAGAAGCGTGGTCGACCTTCACTGGAAGATGGGAAGGCGCAGAAGTCGACAGAGAATGCAGCGCAACGAAAACGGAAACGCGGCCGCTCTTCACTAGAGAAGAATCAGGATGAACAAGAAGCTGAGGCAGAAACGGTAGAGGAGACAGCCCAACCAAAGAGGAAGCGAGGACGCCCATCTCTCGAGAAGGATCAGAATGAGGAGCCTGAGCAGGAAACAGCAGATGCTGGAAAGCAAAAACGAAAGAAGAGGTCGAAGGAGAAACAGATTCAAGAGCCGGAAGAGCAGCCAGAGGAAGAGCCCCAACCACGAAAAAAGGGTCGCAAAGCAGCTCAACaacctgagcctgagccagaTGAACAAGAGGCAgaaccagcaccagcactaGCACCCCGAAAGAGACAGCGTCGTGAAGCAAGAGAGCCCGAGCCCGAGCCTGAacctgaagaagaggagcaacCACGACGAAGTCCACGAAATTCCTTGCGTAATCTCGGCGAAGATGCCAACAACAAGGGCAGCAAGGCTGAAAGGtctaaaaagaagaaggaccgTGTAGCACAGGAGAACGCAGAAGATCAGCAACCCGAAGAAGCTCCCAAGAAGCGTGGCCGCCCAAAAGGGAGAAGACCATCAACTGAGAACGCGGATGAACCACAAGAAGAGCCACAAGAGAcgaacaaaaagaaaagtcgccgcaaagagaaagaggatgCACCCTCCGACTCAGACGAATCTCTCGCCTCTCCGCCAAAACCATACATCCACATTGCTCCCTTTAAACGCACAATCCGCTCTTCTAAAGTCGCTGCAGACTGGACCGGTCTATCGGGAGCATCACTTCCCACTACTAAATCTATCCTCAAACTCGCCCAACAACCTATCCTGCAACGCATGGCCCCAACGAACAACCGACGCACCCACGCCTCTGCAGCATTGCATCTCGTCTACCGCCGCATGGAACGTAAACTCGCCCGTGGCCTGCCCTTCCCACCTGGgaatccatcatcaaagacTACAAAATGGCGCCTGGATGCTGATGGGGGTCGTGCGCTGGAGCTTGATTTTGAGGCGGTGCTCGATGGGAAAGCGGCGTTGGAGAGACAGCTTGTGCCCGGGATGCATGCCGTTGAGCTGTTGAAGACGGAGAAGGAGAGGATGGAAAGAGAGCTTGAGAGGGATTATGAAGAGCTTAGGAAATTGGAGGCAAATGCGAGGGCGCAGACGAGAGAGCGGAAGGATTTGTTCCGAAAAGCTCATGTTTTGGCACCGACATCAAGACCAGCCAGCAAGGATCATGATACAACTTTTCTTACTGACACCAAAGATCAGAGAAGCCTCAAGGTAAGTTTGTTCCATGACATTAGCTTACGTCTGGAGAGCTCACAAAAGCAGGACATTATCAATACACCTCTTGAGCCCATAGCCCTGCAACTAGCAGACCACGTCGAAAGCATCCGTGGTAACCTTCAGCAAGCTGATGGGCTCACACCACAACTGAGTCGGACAAAAGCTGCTTTACAGGATGTGTTACAGAGGTACCTAGATGAAGGAACCTATGAGCAGGTTGTCCTTGGATAA
- a CDS encoding hypothetical protein (EggNog:ENOG41): protein MPPKKSLRRRPATPNLNVAQLRAQVQEVQNQPLTADPNSPPETPTTSPPFLRKTSLKPRRQPDFHDYFQSLDSDPNIKPTGDGHQFSYQPSVGPHQLSPRSSSSSGMADDTSDEDSSSEDEDEEDSASPSIRSMGNATGPAVSSPIDDSAMELGDDDTDSSSDSDSSESDSGSESDRSGATDEAETSHITVTSTATATVACNFTVEDIDPMDSDCDGLDVLQPTEIESNRSRSRSRSRKAHKTMVKDFRNLTCSNETSDNEQSPEGEGEGELDEEAQFLKRREQIKKFRRMSMGSSFGKRTHSELSDSEDEGEGLDANEVGSSARRMRRKMHRTSLLFHDPPPARIEELEEPDSSEDELVAHQHLARELPYWAIEIMEMGSSSS, encoded by the coding sequence ATGCCGCCAAAAAAGAGCCTTCGGCGGCGGCCCGCGACGCCAAATCTTAACGTCGCTCAACTTCGAGCTCAAGTACAAGAAGTCCAGAATCAACCTCTCACCGCCGACCCCAACTCGCCACCAGAAACCCCCACCACATCGCCGCCCTTCCTACGCAAGACCAGTCTGAAACCTCGGCGCCAACCTGACTTTCATGATTACTTTCAGTCATTGGACTCGGATCCTAACATCAAGCCAACTGGCGATGGACACCAATTCAGCTATCAGCCTTCAGTTGGCCCTCATCAGCTAAGCCCTCgctcgtcttcctcgtccgGCATGGCCGACGACACCAGTGATGAGGACAGCAGtagtgaagatgaggatgaagaagattcgGCAAGTCCCAGCATACGAAGCATGGGAAATGCTACTGGCCCAGCCGTCTCCTCGCCAATTGACGACTCTGCTATGGAGCTTGGCGACGATGATACCGACAGCTCTAGTGATTCAGACAGTTCAGAATCTGACTCGGGCTCAGAATCCGACAGATCCGGTGCAACAGACGAGGCTGAGACCTCTCACATTACTGTTACTTCAACGGCTACGGCTACAGTTGCTTGTAATTTCACTGTGGAGGATATTGACCCTATGGACAGCGATTGCGACGGACTCGATGTTCTACAACCTACCGAGATTGAATCCAATCGCAGTCGCTCAAGGTCACGAAGCAGGAAAGCCCACAAGACTATGGTCAAGGATTTTAGAAATCTCACTTGCAGCAACGAAACATCAGACAACGAGCAAAGTCCTgagggcgagggcgagggcgaACTCGACGAGGAAGCGCAATTCTTGAAGCGCCGCGAACAAATCAAGAAATTCCGACGTATGAGTATGGGTAGCAGCTTTGGCAAACGGACACACAGCGAGCTCAGCGACTCGGAGGATGAGGGCGAGGGGCTCGACGCCAACGAGGTCGGCTCCAGCGCACGTCGTATGCGGAGAAAGATGCATCGCACCAGCCTATTATTCCATGATCCGCCCCCTGCGCGgatcgaggagcttgaggagccAGACTCCAGTGAGGATGAACTTGTCGCGCACCAGCATCTCGCAAGGGAATTGCCTTATTGGGCTATTGAAATTATGGAGATGGGCTCAAGCTCCAGCTAG
- a CDS encoding hypothetical protein (EggNog:ENOG41), with translation MSLISAHLEQIGYSCQGIDSLPFPPPKIFTNALLSNHDITSLIRDTEPHERALFSVPPPPPSTTLKPTEPEKKKSSGRRQTVFNVASGEVTTGPPPRTGTHPRRQTAVAAVLGGQMHEELRRGESDRKGDVDVNVLLRGAEKLCGVYELPGARERIAALRSKHAHGKNTAAYYEARVAEQAEQLASLDHREWYDEEEEEEEEGEVWTEDDLRREEEAAKEMEVKKRELQVRLRQMEKDLGDLMRM, from the exons ATGTCGCTCATCTCTGCGCACCTCGAACAAATTGGCTATTCCTGCCAGGGAATTGACTCTCTACC GTTCCCCCCTCCTAAGATCTTCACCAACGCCCTCCTCTCAAATCATGACATCACATCTCTCATCCGTGATACGGAACCGCACGAACGCGCCCTTTTCTCCGTCCCACCACCTCCACCCTCAACAACTCTCAAACCCACAGAgccagagaagaaaaagtccTCGGGTCGACGACAAACTGTCTTTAATGTAGCCTCGGGCGAAGTCACTACAGGACCTCCACCCCGCACTGGCACCCATCCTCGACGACAAACGGCCGTAGCAGCTGTCTTGGGCGGTCAAATGCATGAAGAACTACGGCGCGGAGAATCAGATCGAAAAGGCGATGTCGATGTAAATGTCCTTTTGCGCGGCGCAGAAAAGCTCTGTGGTGTATACGAACTCCCCGGAGCGAGGGAGCGCATCGCTGCGTTGAGGAGTAAACATGCACATGGGAAGAACACAGCGGCATATTACGAAGCGCGCGTCGCGGAGCAGGCAGAACAGTTGGCGAGTCTAGATCACAGAGAGTggtatgatgaggaagaagaggaagaagaagagggtgaaGTTTGGACGGAGGATGACTTGAGacgggaggaggaggcggcgaaggagatggaggttAAGAAGAGGGAGTTGCAGGTGAGGCTGAGGCAGATGGAGAAGGATCTTGGTGATTTGATGAGAATGTGA
- a CDS encoding hypothetical protein (EggNog:ENOG41), with translation MPTISIAVISDPVCPWCFIGALRLSRAIALYLKTVSSTDTITTKWHAYQLDPNTPTQPLITKIASKWGEDQVPSVKARLNGIAKQEGVEFNFNSTIGNTRDAHRLEKLGRIRGKETEVALEIMRMYFLDGGDITSKEDLVTAAVKAGLERDEAREWLDGDDGGEEVDNEVREMQEKGIRGVPRYIINDKYTVDGAEDVGDILEKLVMAREDRLAKN, from the coding sequence ATGCCTACGATCTCTATAGCCGTCATATCAGACCCGGTTTGCCCCTGGTGTTTCATCGGCGCCCTCCGTTTGTCCCGCGCCATAGCTCTCTATCTCAAAACTGTCTCTTCAACCGACACTATCACCACCAAATGGCATGCTTACCAGCTGGATCCCAATACACCCACGCAGCCCCTCATCACGAAGATAGCCTCAAAATGGGGAGAGGACCAAGTACCCTCAGTCAAAGCTCGCCTCAATGGTATTGCCAAACAAGAGGGGGTGGagttcaacttcaactctaCGATTGGCAATACCAGAGATGCGCATCGGTTGGAGAAGTTGGGGCGCATTAGGGGCAAGGAGACAGAGGTTGCGCTGGAGATTATGAGAATGTATTTCCTAGATGGCGGAGATATCACTAGTAAAGAGGATTTAGTGACCGCAGCGGTTAAGGCGGGCCTTGAGAGGGACGAAGCACGGGAGTGgttggatggtgatgatggaggtgAGGAGGTTGACAATGAGGTTCGTGAGATGCAAGAGAAGGGCATAAGGGGCGTACCACGGTATATCATCAATGATAAGTATACCGTTGATGGAGCGGAGGATGTTGGAGATATTCTTGAAAAGCTCGTTATGGCGAGAGAAGACCGGCTTGCTAAGAATTAG